A section of the Schistosoma haematobium chromosome ZW, whole genome shotgun sequence genome encodes:
- the DARS2_1 gene encoding aspartyl-tRNA synthetase 2, mitochondrial, variant 2 (EggNog:ENOG410V73X~COG:J), with the protein MAFITPDDIYEIIENMLLYIWPTVQSTSGCRPISAPFLRMKYCDAMSRYGSDKPDIRFGFLFSYSAVDGHTGFNIPRKYSSSLSAEDWDSLEDLVFRLTGQRISIFAVQNIKSKHLDLLNLLKPECGDLVVFIKGNTETELKALGMARVEVAKLIDSKGLSIYEPGFHFLWVNQFPLFEKNNLGQWISVHHPFTAASPETAHFLYTDPSKVIGLHYDLVCNGQEVGGGSIRIHNPEVQRYIFTEILKENSCEMEYFLTALNSGAPPHGGIALGLDRLIAIFVNAKSIRDVIAFPKAADGKDLLCGTPTMVDDEILSQYCISVSNLNKS; encoded by the exons ATGGCATTTATCACTCCAGAtgatatttatgaaataattgaGAATATGTTGTTATATATTTGGCCTACAGTTCAGAGTACTTCAGGTTGTCGGCCAATTTCGGCACCTTTTTTGCGCATGAAATATTGTGATGCTATGTCACGATATGGAAGTGACAAACCAGATATACGCTTTGGTTTCTTATTTTCATACTCCGCTGTTGATGGGCACACCGGTTTTAATATACCAAGGAAATAC tcaTCGAGTTTAAGTGCTGAAGATTGGGACTCCTTGGAGGATTTGGTTTTCCGCCTAACGGGCCAA aGAATATCAATCTTTGCAGTTCAAAATATCAAGTCAAAACACTTGGacttattaaatttattaaagcCGGAGTGTGGTGATTTAGTCGTCTTCATTAAAGGAAATACAGAAACTGAG TTAAAAGCATTGGGAATGGCACGAGTTGAAGTCGCTAAGCTTATTGATTCGAAAG GTTTGTCAATATATGAACCTGGATTCCATTTCCTTTGGGTAAATCAATTTCCattgtttgaaaaaaataactTAG GTCAATGGATATCAGTGCATCACCCATTCACTGCTGCGTCGCCAGAGACAGCACATTTCCTGTACACTGATCCGAGCAAAGTCATCGGTTTACATTACGATTTAGTTTGTAATGGTCAAGAAGTTGGAGGTGGTTCAATTCGGATACATAATCCTGAGGTACAAAGGTATATTTTTACCGAAATTCTCAAG GAAAATTCTTGTGAAATGGAATACTTTTTAACTGCTCTAAATTCTGGAGCTCCACCGCATGGTGGGATTGCGTTAG GTCTTGATCGTTTAATTGCAATATTTGTAAATGCCAAATCAATCAGAGATGTAATTGCTTTCCCAAAAGCGGCTGATGGTAAAGATCTCTTATGTGGGACACCAACTATGGTAGATGATGAAATCTTATCACAGTATTGCATTTCTGTTTCTAATCTGAATAAAAGTTGA
- the DARS2_1 gene encoding aspartyl-tRNA synthetase 2, mitochondrial (EggNog:ENOG410V73X~COG:J): MARVEVAKLIDSKGLSIYEPGFHFLWVNQFPLFEKNNLGQWISVHHPFTAASPETAHFLYTDPSKVIGLHYDLVCNGQEVGGGSIRIHNPEVQRYIFTEILKENSCEMEYFLTALNSGAPPHGGIALGLDRLIAIFVNAKSIRDVIAFPKAADGKDLLCGTPTMVDDEILSQYCISVSNLNKS; encoded by the exons ATGGCACGAGTTGAAGTCGCTAAGCTTATTGATTCGAAAG GTTTGTCAATATATGAACCTGGATTCCATTTCCTTTGGGTAAATCAATTTCCattgtttgaaaaaaataactTAG GTCAATGGATATCAGTGCATCACCCATTCACTGCTGCGTCGCCAGAGACAGCACATTTCCTGTACACTGATCCGAGCAAAGTCATCGGTTTACATTACGATTTAGTTTGTAATGGTCAAGAAGTTGGAGGTGGTTCAATTCGGATACATAATCCTGAGGTACAAAGGTATATTTTTACCGAAATTCTCAAG GAAAATTCTTGTGAAATGGAATACTTTTTAACTGCTCTAAATTCTGGAGCTCCACCGCATGGTGGGATTGCGTTAG GTCTTGATCGTTTAATTGCAATATTTGTAAATGCCAAATCAATCAGAGATGTAATTGCTTTCCCAAAAGCGGCTGATGGTAAAGATCTCTTATGTGGGACACCAACTATGGTAGATGATGAAATCTTATCACAGTATTGCATTTCTGTTTCTAATCTGAATAAAAGTTGA